A window from Zingiber officinale cultivar Zhangliang chromosome 7A, Zo_v1.1, whole genome shotgun sequence encodes these proteins:
- the LOC122002522 gene encoding mitochondrial import inner membrane translocase subunit TIM10-like isoform X2, protein MGDASSSANLLKEQNLVKLERELEFRIDLFSGLVKTCFHKCIDRRYKETELYIGENSCIDRCTAKYVQASNMIGQILASQKPSP, encoded by the exons ATGGGCGACGCAAGTTCGTCGGCTAATCTACTGAAGGAACAG AACCTTGTGAAACTGGAGCGAGAGCTAGAGTTCAGGATAGATCTTTTCAGCGG ACTTGTTAAGACATGCTTCCATAAGTGCATCGATAGAAG GTATAAAGAAACTGAACTATATATTGGTGAAAACAGTTGCATTGATCGCTGTACCGCAAAATATGTTCAA GCATCAAATATGATTGGGCAAATTCTGGCATCTCAGAAACCATCTCCCTGA
- the LOC122002522 gene encoding mitochondrial import inner membrane translocase subunit TIM10-like isoform X1, whose protein sequence is MMHTGWKICVTSFLDQILQNLVKLERELEFRIDLFSGLVKTCFHKCIDRRYKETELYIGENSCIDRCTAKYVQASNMIGQILASQKPSP, encoded by the exons ATGATGCATACAGGTTGGAAAATTTGTGTCACCAGCTTTCTTGACCAAATCCTTCAA AACCTTGTGAAACTGGAGCGAGAGCTAGAGTTCAGGATAGATCTTTTCAGCGG ACTTGTTAAGACATGCTTCCATAAGTGCATCGATAGAAG GTATAAAGAAACTGAACTATATATTGGTGAAAACAGTTGCATTGATCGCTGTACCGCAAAATATGTTCAA GCATCAAATATGATTGGGCAAATTCTGGCATCTCAGAAACCATCTCCCTGA